A window from Hypomesus transpacificus isolate Combined female chromosome 26, fHypTra1, whole genome shotgun sequence encodes these proteins:
- the brdt gene encoding bromodomain testis-specific protein isoform X3 — MADVRSQVPTGTGNPHPPEFQNPKRHGRLTNQLQYLEKVVFRDLWKHQFSWPFRHPVDAVSLNLPDYYTIIKKPMDLSSIKKRLLNNYYWKAMECIQDFNTMFTNCYVYNRPGDDIVLMAQSLEKVFLQKVALMPQEEHKVSTVTAKTSGKTRKSSADVKQRPSSPVSEVVFQQTVTVIPPGALHSIPPAQLSSKMAEKIKTGVKRKADTTTPTASTITSCESSPPLEGSTPSKLLSRRGSGRPIKPPRKDLPESPLPGKRLRLTEQLRYCHGVLKEMFTKRHIGYAWPFYKPVDVETLGLHDYHNIIKQPMDLSTIRKKMENREYSTAQEFAADFRLMFSNCYKYNPPTHEVVAMARKLQDVFEARYLKLPDGLTKRDSPGDSRDRGDGPQSCSSAESSDSETSSESESSSDTEEEEERALRLANLQEQLIAVHDQLQRLTKEPLSKPKKKKSKKEQRRKERETTRQNRKESKGKSKGMKMPKGTTKSSSVTQGKLAAAAAPHESDDAGAAAPMSYGEKRQLSLDINKLPGDKLGKVVHIIQARESSLRDSCPEEIEIDFEALKPSTLRALQSFVRICLRKHTKKLDQEKPAKAKGEKQSAKKQEVAKLHVAEEESVTKKRKSTSQPPAAPTDPARPCRLSDSSHSSSSSSSSSSSSSSDSSTSDSSDSESVRKTTNKKRKNARHKVKAKKVKRRANKVCKSDKTDQSEAMSQKSQTSASLQPPKEENEDQSSLQCAAQLSDELILSPGLPAVLSPLTSPPAASLPSDSARFEQCPLLSPLEDSPLQPLKDERRSQQKLPSTKHSDGVHDCTSTSLSHLQLCSTPCKPAQDGKSQPAKKDIVLKNADSWASLGKMATLTPSTLKASKESFQQFRKVAMEKEEREKALKKIQKETSFERRAPDRTSLALPHRADPPAQPSEEVSDLPSEDVPEAPRPPELQVEEPPAPPQPPSGAQSSLDRDREMARKREQERRRREAMSGVIDMTMQSDIMATFEKNLE, encoded by the exons ATGGCAGATGTTAGATCCCAGGTTCCCACTGGGACTGGAAACCCCCATCCACCAGAGTTTCAGAACCCAAAGAGGCACGGGCGTCTGACCAACCAGCTGCAGTATCTGGAGAAAGTGGTGTTCAGAGACCTGTGGAAGCATCAGTTTTCTTGGCCTTTCCGCCATCCTGTTGACGCTGTTTCCCTGAACCTTCCA GATTATTATACCATTATCAAGAAACCAATGGACTTGAGTTCTATCAAGAAGCGTCTTCTAAACAATTATTATTGGAAGGCAATGGAGTGCATACAGGACTTCAACACCATGTTCACCAATTGCTATGTATACAATCGG CCCGGAGATGACATTGTTCTAATGGCCCAGTCCTTGGAGAAGGTGTTTTTGCAGAAAGTGGCCCTCATGCCTCAAGAAGAACACAAGGTGTCCACTGTGACCGCAAAGACATCGGGGAAAACCAGGAAGTCCTCTGCAG ATGTAAAGCAGAGGCCCAGCTCGCCTGTGTCTGAGGTGGTGTTTCAGCAGACGGTGACGGTCATCCCTCCGGGAGCTCTTCACTCTATCCCCCCTGCCCAACTCTCCTCAAAGATGGCAGAAAAG ATCAAGACCGGCGTCAAGCGAAAAGCGGATACGACCACGCCGACCGCGTCGACCATCACCAGCTGcgagtcctctcctcccctggagGGCTCGACTCCCAGCAAGCTGCTGTCCAGGCGGGGCAGCGGACGCCCCATCAAGCCCCCCAGGAAGGACCTGCCCGAGTCGCCCCTGCCGGGCAAGAGGCTCCGCCTCACGGAGCAGCTCAGGTACTGCCACGGCGTCCTGAAGGAAATGTTCACCAAGAGACACATAGGCTACGCTTGGCCCTTCTACAAGCCCGTCGACGTGGAAACCCTGGGTCTCCATGACTACCACAACATCATAAAGCAGCCAATGGATCTGAGTACCATACGG AAAAAAATGGAGAATCGTGAATACTCGACTGCCCAGGAGTTTGCTGCAGACTTCCGACTAATGTTCTCAAACTGTTACAAGTACAACCCGCCCACGCACGAAGTTGTTGCGATGGCGAGGAAACTCCAG GATGTGTTTGAGGCCCGCTATCTGAAGCTCCCAGACGGCCTCACCAAGAGGGACAGTCCAGGGGACAGTCGAGACCGGGGCGACGGGCCCCAGAGCTGCTCCAGCGCCGAGAGCAGCGACAGCGAGACGTCCTCCGAGTCGGAGAGCTCCTCCGAcaccgaggaggaggaagagagagccctGCGATTGGCCAATCTCCAGGAACAG CTGATTGCAGTACACGATCAGCTGCAGAGACTCACCAAGGAGCCCCTGTCgaaaccaaagaagaagaagtccaagaaggagcagaggaggaaagagagggagaccacCCGGCAGAATAGGAAAGAGTCCAAGGGCAAATCCAAAGGCATGAAAATGCCAAAAGGCACGACCAAGAGCTCATCCGTCAC GCAAGGCAAGTTGGCCGCCGCTGCCGCGCCCCACGAGTCGGACGACGCCGGGGCCGCCGCGCCCATGTCTTACGGCGAGAAGAGGCAGTTGAGTCTGGACATCAACAAGCTGCCCGGAGACAAGCTGGGCAAAGTGGTCCACATCATCCAGGCCAGGGAGTCGTCCCTACGGGATTCATGCCCCGAGGAGATCGAGATCGACTTTGAGGCTCTGAAGCCTTCCACGCTGAGAGCACTGCAGAGCTTTGTCAGGATATGCCTGAggaaacacacaaagaaactgGACC AGGAAAAGCCAGCTAAAGCCAAAGGAGAGAAGCAGTCTGCGAAGAAGCAAGAAGTGGCGAAACTGCACGtagctgaggaggagagcgtGACCAAGAAGAGGAAAAGCACAA GTCAGCCGCCCGCAGCTCCCACCGACCCGGCCCGACCCTGCCGCCTCAGCGACAGCAGCCacagcagctcctccagctcctcctccagcagcagtagcagtagtGATTCTAGCACTTCTGATAGCAGTGACTCTGAATCAG TGCggaaaacaacaaacaagaaaagaaaaaatgctCGCCATAAGGTTAAAGCCAAG AAGGTGAAACGCAGAGCCAATAAGGTGTGCAAGTCTGACAAAACAGACCAATCAGAAGCCATGTCCCAGAAGAGCCAAACTTCGGCTTCTTTGCAACCCcccaaagaagaaaatgaagacCAGTCCTCACTGCAGTGCGCAGCGCAGCTTTCTGACGAGTTGATTCTCTCTCCAG ggttGCCGGCTGTGCTCTCCCCTCTGACCTCTCCACCCGCAGCCTCGCTGCCGTCTGACAGCGCCAGGTTTGAG CAGTGCCCACTGTTGTCTCCGCTAGAAGACAGCCCATTACAGCCCttgaaggatgagaggaggtcACAGCAGAAACTGCCCA GTACCAAACACTCTGATGGTGTGCATGACTGCACTTCCACCAGCCTGTCCCATCTCCAGCTTTGCAGTACTCCCTGCAAACCCGCTCAAGATGGAAAATCTCAACCTGCTAAAAAG GATATTGTCCTGAAGAACGCAGACTCCTGGGCCAGTTTAGGAAAAATggccaccctcaccccctcgaCTCTGAAGGCTTCCAAGGAAAGCTTTCAGCAGTTTCGCAAGGTTGCCATGGAGAAGGAAGAACGTGAAAAAGCCCTCAAAAAGATTCAGAAGGAGACTAGCTTCGAGAGGAGGGCTCCCGACAGGACTAG TCTGGCACTGCCACACAGGGCCGACCCACCAGCCCAACCCAGTGAAGAGGTCTCTGATCTCCCCTCGGAGGATGTCCCTGAGGCCCCTCGACCTCCAGAGCTCCAGGTAGAGGAGCCTCCCGCCCCACCTCAGCCCCCCAGCGGCGCCCAGTCCTCcctggacagggacagggagatggCCCGCAAAAGGGAGCAAGAACGACGAAGGCGAGAAGCA ATGTCGGGTGTCATCGACATGACGATGCAGAGTGACATTATGGCCACATTTGAAAAGAACTTGGAGTAG
- the brdt gene encoding bromodomain testis-specific protein isoform X2, translating into MADVRSQVPTGTGNPHPPEFQNPKRHGRLTNQLQYLEKVVFRDLWKHQFSWPFRHPVDAVSLNLPDYYTIIKKPMDLSSIKKRLLNNYYWKAMECIQDFNTMFTNCYVYNRPGDDIVLMAQSLEKVFLQKVALMPQEEHKVSTVTAKTSGKTRKSSADVKQRPSSPVSEVVFQQTVTVIPPGALHSIPPAQLSSKMAEKIKTGVKRKADTTTPTASTITSCESSPPLEGSTPSKLLSRRGSGRPIKPPRKDLPESPLPGKRLRLTEQLRYCHGVLKEMFTKRHIGYAWPFYKPVDVETLGLHDYHNIIKQPMDLSTIRKKMENREYSTAQEFAADFRLMFSNCYKYNPPTHEVVAMARKLQDVFEARYLKLPDGLTKRDSPGDSRDRGDGPQSCSSAESSDSETSSESESSSDTEEEEERALRLANLQEQLIAVHDQLQRLTKEPLSKPKKKKSKKEQRRKERETTRQNRKESKGKSKGMKMPKGTTKSSSVTQGKLAAAAAPHESDDAGAAAPMSYGEKRQLSLDINKLPGDKLGKVVHIIQARESSLRDSCPEEIEIDFEALKPSTLRALQSFVRICLRKHTKKLDQEKPAKAKGEKQSAKKQEVAKLHVAEEESVTKKRKSTSQPPAAPTDPARPCRLSDSSHSSSSSSSSSSSSSSDSSTSDSSDSESVRKTTNKKRKNARHKVKAKKVKRRANKVCKSDKTDQSEAMSQKSQTSASLQPPKEENEDQSSLQCAAQLSDELILSPALHSRLPPQPSRPSATAAPLPRKSRQAPEPASPPPPQEAPSEPQPLSLTPRDATPPTEQPLGPTTYKPSPDPPPQSLPMICPLALPLQCLPPSHTQEGNPGCLSPHPPDRAQQEGLPAVLSPLTSPPAASLPSDSARFECPLLSPLEDSPLQPLKDERRSQQKLPSTKHSDGVHDCTSTSLSHLQLCSTPCKPAQDGKSQPAKKDIVLKNADSWASLGKMATLTPSTLKASKESFQQFRKVAMEKEEREKALKKIQKETSFERRAPDRTSLALPHRADPPAQPSEEVSDLPSEDVPEAPRPPELQVEEPPAPPQPPSGAQSSLDRDREMARKREQERRRREAMSGVIDMTMQSDIMATFEKNLE; encoded by the exons ATGGCAGATGTTAGATCCCAGGTTCCCACTGGGACTGGAAACCCCCATCCACCAGAGTTTCAGAACCCAAAGAGGCACGGGCGTCTGACCAACCAGCTGCAGTATCTGGAGAAAGTGGTGTTCAGAGACCTGTGGAAGCATCAGTTTTCTTGGCCTTTCCGCCATCCTGTTGACGCTGTTTCCCTGAACCTTCCA GATTATTATACCATTATCAAGAAACCAATGGACTTGAGTTCTATCAAGAAGCGTCTTCTAAACAATTATTATTGGAAGGCAATGGAGTGCATACAGGACTTCAACACCATGTTCACCAATTGCTATGTATACAATCGG CCCGGAGATGACATTGTTCTAATGGCCCAGTCCTTGGAGAAGGTGTTTTTGCAGAAAGTGGCCCTCATGCCTCAAGAAGAACACAAGGTGTCCACTGTGACCGCAAAGACATCGGGGAAAACCAGGAAGTCCTCTGCAG ATGTAAAGCAGAGGCCCAGCTCGCCTGTGTCTGAGGTGGTGTTTCAGCAGACGGTGACGGTCATCCCTCCGGGAGCTCTTCACTCTATCCCCCCTGCCCAACTCTCCTCAAAGATGGCAGAAAAG ATCAAGACCGGCGTCAAGCGAAAAGCGGATACGACCACGCCGACCGCGTCGACCATCACCAGCTGcgagtcctctcctcccctggagGGCTCGACTCCCAGCAAGCTGCTGTCCAGGCGGGGCAGCGGACGCCCCATCAAGCCCCCCAGGAAGGACCTGCCCGAGTCGCCCCTGCCGGGCAAGAGGCTCCGCCTCACGGAGCAGCTCAGGTACTGCCACGGCGTCCTGAAGGAAATGTTCACCAAGAGACACATAGGCTACGCTTGGCCCTTCTACAAGCCCGTCGACGTGGAAACCCTGGGTCTCCATGACTACCACAACATCATAAAGCAGCCAATGGATCTGAGTACCATACGG AAAAAAATGGAGAATCGTGAATACTCGACTGCCCAGGAGTTTGCTGCAGACTTCCGACTAATGTTCTCAAACTGTTACAAGTACAACCCGCCCACGCACGAAGTTGTTGCGATGGCGAGGAAACTCCAG GATGTGTTTGAGGCCCGCTATCTGAAGCTCCCAGACGGCCTCACCAAGAGGGACAGTCCAGGGGACAGTCGAGACCGGGGCGACGGGCCCCAGAGCTGCTCCAGCGCCGAGAGCAGCGACAGCGAGACGTCCTCCGAGTCGGAGAGCTCCTCCGAcaccgaggaggaggaagagagagccctGCGATTGGCCAATCTCCAGGAACAG CTGATTGCAGTACACGATCAGCTGCAGAGACTCACCAAGGAGCCCCTGTCgaaaccaaagaagaagaagtccaagaaggagcagaggaggaaagagagggagaccacCCGGCAGAATAGGAAAGAGTCCAAGGGCAAATCCAAAGGCATGAAAATGCCAAAAGGCACGACCAAGAGCTCATCCGTCAC GCAAGGCAAGTTGGCCGCCGCTGCCGCGCCCCACGAGTCGGACGACGCCGGGGCCGCCGCGCCCATGTCTTACGGCGAGAAGAGGCAGTTGAGTCTGGACATCAACAAGCTGCCCGGAGACAAGCTGGGCAAAGTGGTCCACATCATCCAGGCCAGGGAGTCGTCCCTACGGGATTCATGCCCCGAGGAGATCGAGATCGACTTTGAGGCTCTGAAGCCTTCCACGCTGAGAGCACTGCAGAGCTTTGTCAGGATATGCCTGAggaaacacacaaagaaactgGACC AGGAAAAGCCAGCTAAAGCCAAAGGAGAGAAGCAGTCTGCGAAGAAGCAAGAAGTGGCGAAACTGCACGtagctgaggaggagagcgtGACCAAGAAGAGGAAAAGCACAA GTCAGCCGCCCGCAGCTCCCACCGACCCGGCCCGACCCTGCCGCCTCAGCGACAGCAGCCacagcagctcctccagctcctcctccagcagcagtagcagtagtGATTCTAGCACTTCTGATAGCAGTGACTCTGAATCAG TGCggaaaacaacaaacaagaaaagaaaaaatgctCGCCATAAGGTTAAAGCCAAG AAGGTGAAACGCAGAGCCAATAAGGTGTGCAAGTCTGACAAAACAGACCAATCAGAAGCCATGTCCCAGAAGAGCCAAACTTCGGCTTCTTTGCAACCCcccaaagaagaaaatgaagacCAGTCCTCACTGCAGTGCGCAGCGCAGCTTTCTGACGAGTTGATTCTCTCTCCAG CCTTACACAGCCGCCTGCCTCCACAGCCTTCCAGACCTAGCGCCACAGCGGCACCTCTACCTCGCAAAAGCAGACAGGCGCCCGagcctgccagccctcccccGCCACAGGAAGCCCCCTCTgaaccccagcccctctccctcactccccggGACGCCACTCCGCCCACAGAACAACCCCTAGGGCCTACTACTTATAAACCATCCCCAGACCCACCACCCCAGTCCCTGCCCATGATTTGCCCCTTAGCTCTCCCACTTCAGTGTCTTCCACCCTCCCATACACAGGAGGGGAACCCTGGCTGTCTTTCACCCCATCCTCCTGATAGGGCTCAACAGGAAG ggttGCCGGCTGTGCTCTCCCCTCTGACCTCTCCACCCGCAGCCTCGCTGCCGTCTGACAGCGCCAGGTTTGAG TGCCCACTGTTGTCTCCGCTAGAAGACAGCCCATTACAGCCCttgaaggatgagaggaggtcACAGCAGAAACTGCCCA GTACCAAACACTCTGATGGTGTGCATGACTGCACTTCCACCAGCCTGTCCCATCTCCAGCTTTGCAGTACTCCCTGCAAACCCGCTCAAGATGGAAAATCTCAACCTGCTAAAAAG GATATTGTCCTGAAGAACGCAGACTCCTGGGCCAGTTTAGGAAAAATggccaccctcaccccctcgaCTCTGAAGGCTTCCAAGGAAAGCTTTCAGCAGTTTCGCAAGGTTGCCATGGAGAAGGAAGAACGTGAAAAAGCCCTCAAAAAGATTCAGAAGGAGACTAGCTTCGAGAGGAGGGCTCCCGACAGGACTAG TCTGGCACTGCCACACAGGGCCGACCCACCAGCCCAACCCAGTGAAGAGGTCTCTGATCTCCCCTCGGAGGATGTCCCTGAGGCCCCTCGACCTCCAGAGCTCCAGGTAGAGGAGCCTCCCGCCCCACCTCAGCCCCCCAGCGGCGCCCAGTCCTCcctggacagggacagggagatggCCCGCAAAAGGGAGCAAGAACGACGAAGGCGAGAAGCA ATGTCGGGTGTCATCGACATGACGATGCAGAGTGACATTATGGCCACATTTGAAAAGAACTTGGAGTAG
- the brdt gene encoding bromodomain testis-specific protein isoform X1, with translation MADVRSQVPTGTGNPHPPEFQNPKRHGRLTNQLQYLEKVVFRDLWKHQFSWPFRHPVDAVSLNLPDYYTIIKKPMDLSSIKKRLLNNYYWKAMECIQDFNTMFTNCYVYNRPGDDIVLMAQSLEKVFLQKVALMPQEEHKVSTVTAKTSGKTRKSSADVKQRPSSPVSEVVFQQTVTVIPPGALHSIPPAQLSSKMAEKIKTGVKRKADTTTPTASTITSCESSPPLEGSTPSKLLSRRGSGRPIKPPRKDLPESPLPGKRLRLTEQLRYCHGVLKEMFTKRHIGYAWPFYKPVDVETLGLHDYHNIIKQPMDLSTIRKKMENREYSTAQEFAADFRLMFSNCYKYNPPTHEVVAMARKLQDVFEARYLKLPDGLTKRDSPGDSRDRGDGPQSCSSAESSDSETSSESESSSDTEEEEERALRLANLQEQLIAVHDQLQRLTKEPLSKPKKKKSKKEQRRKERETTRQNRKESKGKSKGMKMPKGTTKSSSVTQGKLAAAAAPHESDDAGAAAPMSYGEKRQLSLDINKLPGDKLGKVVHIIQARESSLRDSCPEEIEIDFEALKPSTLRALQSFVRICLRKHTKKLDQEKPAKAKGEKQSAKKQEVAKLHVAEEESVTKKRKSTSQPPAAPTDPARPCRLSDSSHSSSSSSSSSSSSSSDSSTSDSSDSESVRKTTNKKRKNARHKVKAKKVKRRANKVCKSDKTDQSEAMSQKSQTSASLQPPKEENEDQSSLQCAAQLSDELILSPALHSRLPPQPSRPSATAAPLPRKSRQAPEPASPPPPQEAPSEPQPLSLTPRDATPPTEQPLGPTTYKPSPDPPPQSLPMICPLALPLQCLPPSHTQEGNPGCLSPHPPDRAQQEGLPAVLSPLTSPPAASLPSDSARFEQCPLLSPLEDSPLQPLKDERRSQQKLPSTKHSDGVHDCTSTSLSHLQLCSTPCKPAQDGKSQPAKKDIVLKNADSWASLGKMATLTPSTLKASKESFQQFRKVAMEKEEREKALKKIQKETSFERRAPDRTSLALPHRADPPAQPSEEVSDLPSEDVPEAPRPPELQVEEPPAPPQPPSGAQSSLDRDREMARKREQERRRREAMSGVIDMTMQSDIMATFEKNLE, from the exons ATGGCAGATGTTAGATCCCAGGTTCCCACTGGGACTGGAAACCCCCATCCACCAGAGTTTCAGAACCCAAAGAGGCACGGGCGTCTGACCAACCAGCTGCAGTATCTGGAGAAAGTGGTGTTCAGAGACCTGTGGAAGCATCAGTTTTCTTGGCCTTTCCGCCATCCTGTTGACGCTGTTTCCCTGAACCTTCCA GATTATTATACCATTATCAAGAAACCAATGGACTTGAGTTCTATCAAGAAGCGTCTTCTAAACAATTATTATTGGAAGGCAATGGAGTGCATACAGGACTTCAACACCATGTTCACCAATTGCTATGTATACAATCGG CCCGGAGATGACATTGTTCTAATGGCCCAGTCCTTGGAGAAGGTGTTTTTGCAGAAAGTGGCCCTCATGCCTCAAGAAGAACACAAGGTGTCCACTGTGACCGCAAAGACATCGGGGAAAACCAGGAAGTCCTCTGCAG ATGTAAAGCAGAGGCCCAGCTCGCCTGTGTCTGAGGTGGTGTTTCAGCAGACGGTGACGGTCATCCCTCCGGGAGCTCTTCACTCTATCCCCCCTGCCCAACTCTCCTCAAAGATGGCAGAAAAG ATCAAGACCGGCGTCAAGCGAAAAGCGGATACGACCACGCCGACCGCGTCGACCATCACCAGCTGcgagtcctctcctcccctggagGGCTCGACTCCCAGCAAGCTGCTGTCCAGGCGGGGCAGCGGACGCCCCATCAAGCCCCCCAGGAAGGACCTGCCCGAGTCGCCCCTGCCGGGCAAGAGGCTCCGCCTCACGGAGCAGCTCAGGTACTGCCACGGCGTCCTGAAGGAAATGTTCACCAAGAGACACATAGGCTACGCTTGGCCCTTCTACAAGCCCGTCGACGTGGAAACCCTGGGTCTCCATGACTACCACAACATCATAAAGCAGCCAATGGATCTGAGTACCATACGG AAAAAAATGGAGAATCGTGAATACTCGACTGCCCAGGAGTTTGCTGCAGACTTCCGACTAATGTTCTCAAACTGTTACAAGTACAACCCGCCCACGCACGAAGTTGTTGCGATGGCGAGGAAACTCCAG GATGTGTTTGAGGCCCGCTATCTGAAGCTCCCAGACGGCCTCACCAAGAGGGACAGTCCAGGGGACAGTCGAGACCGGGGCGACGGGCCCCAGAGCTGCTCCAGCGCCGAGAGCAGCGACAGCGAGACGTCCTCCGAGTCGGAGAGCTCCTCCGAcaccgaggaggaggaagagagagccctGCGATTGGCCAATCTCCAGGAACAG CTGATTGCAGTACACGATCAGCTGCAGAGACTCACCAAGGAGCCCCTGTCgaaaccaaagaagaagaagtccaagaaggagcagaggaggaaagagagggagaccacCCGGCAGAATAGGAAAGAGTCCAAGGGCAAATCCAAAGGCATGAAAATGCCAAAAGGCACGACCAAGAGCTCATCCGTCAC GCAAGGCAAGTTGGCCGCCGCTGCCGCGCCCCACGAGTCGGACGACGCCGGGGCCGCCGCGCCCATGTCTTACGGCGAGAAGAGGCAGTTGAGTCTGGACATCAACAAGCTGCCCGGAGACAAGCTGGGCAAAGTGGTCCACATCATCCAGGCCAGGGAGTCGTCCCTACGGGATTCATGCCCCGAGGAGATCGAGATCGACTTTGAGGCTCTGAAGCCTTCCACGCTGAGAGCACTGCAGAGCTTTGTCAGGATATGCCTGAggaaacacacaaagaaactgGACC AGGAAAAGCCAGCTAAAGCCAAAGGAGAGAAGCAGTCTGCGAAGAAGCAAGAAGTGGCGAAACTGCACGtagctgaggaggagagcgtGACCAAGAAGAGGAAAAGCACAA GTCAGCCGCCCGCAGCTCCCACCGACCCGGCCCGACCCTGCCGCCTCAGCGACAGCAGCCacagcagctcctccagctcctcctccagcagcagtagcagtagtGATTCTAGCACTTCTGATAGCAGTGACTCTGAATCAG TGCggaaaacaacaaacaagaaaagaaaaaatgctCGCCATAAGGTTAAAGCCAAG AAGGTGAAACGCAGAGCCAATAAGGTGTGCAAGTCTGACAAAACAGACCAATCAGAAGCCATGTCCCAGAAGAGCCAAACTTCGGCTTCTTTGCAACCCcccaaagaagaaaatgaagacCAGTCCTCACTGCAGTGCGCAGCGCAGCTTTCTGACGAGTTGATTCTCTCTCCAG CCTTACACAGCCGCCTGCCTCCACAGCCTTCCAGACCTAGCGCCACAGCGGCACCTCTACCTCGCAAAAGCAGACAGGCGCCCGagcctgccagccctcccccGCCACAGGAAGCCCCCTCTgaaccccagcccctctccctcactccccggGACGCCACTCCGCCCACAGAACAACCCCTAGGGCCTACTACTTATAAACCATCCCCAGACCCACCACCCCAGTCCCTGCCCATGATTTGCCCCTTAGCTCTCCCACTTCAGTGTCTTCCACCCTCCCATACACAGGAGGGGAACCCTGGCTGTCTTTCACCCCATCCTCCTGATAGGGCTCAACAGGAAG ggttGCCGGCTGTGCTCTCCCCTCTGACCTCTCCACCCGCAGCCTCGCTGCCGTCTGACAGCGCCAGGTTTGAG CAGTGCCCACTGTTGTCTCCGCTAGAAGACAGCCCATTACAGCCCttgaaggatgagaggaggtcACAGCAGAAACTGCCCA GTACCAAACACTCTGATGGTGTGCATGACTGCACTTCCACCAGCCTGTCCCATCTCCAGCTTTGCAGTACTCCCTGCAAACCCGCTCAAGATGGAAAATCTCAACCTGCTAAAAAG GATATTGTCCTGAAGAACGCAGACTCCTGGGCCAGTTTAGGAAAAATggccaccctcaccccctcgaCTCTGAAGGCTTCCAAGGAAAGCTTTCAGCAGTTTCGCAAGGTTGCCATGGAGAAGGAAGAACGTGAAAAAGCCCTCAAAAAGATTCAGAAGGAGACTAGCTTCGAGAGGAGGGCTCCCGACAGGACTAG TCTGGCACTGCCACACAGGGCCGACCCACCAGCCCAACCCAGTGAAGAGGTCTCTGATCTCCCCTCGGAGGATGTCCCTGAGGCCCCTCGACCTCCAGAGCTCCAGGTAGAGGAGCCTCCCGCCCCACCTCAGCCCCCCAGCGGCGCCCAGTCCTCcctggacagggacagggagatggCCCGCAAAAGGGAGCAAGAACGACGAAGGCGAGAAGCA ATGTCGGGTGTCATCGACATGACGATGCAGAGTGACATTATGGCCACATTTGAAAAGAACTTGGAGTAG